From a region of the Narcine bancroftii isolate sNarBan1 chromosome 5, sNarBan1.hap1, whole genome shotgun sequence genome:
- the rabac1 gene encoding prenylated Rab acceptor protein 1 isoform X2, translating into MATKVDDVFSLTKEEDTVGVTGRIYIPKIISQGPAREWIERRHLTIRPWANFVDQKRFSRPQNLGEMCKRLVHNIEYFQSNYIFVFLGLIVYCVVREREAKEGPSSVTKCPWIHLQLSRGLSRCSDSCSVHWQPDPNLRPDQEFPSAPSAPPHISVPLQPVSSSLVRVL; encoded by the exons ATGGCAACCAAGGTGGATGACGTGTTCTCTCTGACCAAGGAGGAGGATACAGTGGGGGTGACGGGCAG GATCTACATCCCCAAGATTATCTCGCAGGGCCCAGCCAGGGAGTGGATTGAGAGGCGCCACCTGACCATCCGGCCCTGGGCCAACTTTGTCGACCAGAAGCGTTTCTCCCGGCCCCAGAACCTGGGCGAGATGTGCAAGCGGCTGGTCCACAACATCGAGTACTTCCAAAGCAATTACATCTTTGTCTTCCTGGGACTTATCGTCTACTGCGT agtcagagagagagaagcaaaagagggtccctccAGCGTCAcaaaatgtccatggattcacctccagctctcccgCGGCCTCTCCAGATGCTCGGACTCCTGTTCAGTCCATTGGCAAcccgatccaaacctccgacctgATCAGGAATTCCCTTCTGCGCCCTCGGCACCCCCTCACATCTCAGTGCCCCttcaaccagtctccagcagcctggtgcgagtcctttga
- the rabac1 gene encoding prenylated Rab acceptor protein 1 isoform X1: protein MATKVDDVFSLTKEEDTVGVTGRIYIPKIISQGPAREWIERRHLTIRPWANFVDQKRFSRPQNLGEMCKRLVHNIEYFQSNYIFVFLGLIVYCVVTSPMLLVALAVFFGACYIVHLRASQSRLVLFGRELSPAHQYGVSGAVAFPFFWLAGAGSAVFWVLGATLVIIGGHAGFHQLEPGDGEELQMESV, encoded by the exons ATGGCAACCAAGGTGGATGACGTGTTCTCTCTGACCAAGGAGGAGGATACAGTGGGGGTGACGGGCAG GATCTACATCCCCAAGATTATCTCGCAGGGCCCAGCCAGGGAGTGGATTGAGAGGCGCCACCTGACCATCCGGCCCTGGGCCAACTTTGTCGACCAGAAGCGTTTCTCCCGGCCCCAGAACCTGGGCGAGATGTGCAAGCGGCTGGTCCACAACATCGAGTACTTCCAAAGCAATTACATCTTTGTCTTCCTGGGACTTATCGTCTACTGCGT ggTTACGTCGCCGATGCTGCTCGTCGCTCTGGCCGTCTTCTTTGGCGCCTGTTACATCGTGCACCTGCGTGCCTCCCAGTCCCGGCTGGTCCTGTTTG GCCGTGAGCTGAGCCCTGCCCACCAGTACGGTGTTTCCGGAGCTGTGGCCTTCCCATTCTTTTGGCTAGCCGGAGCAGGCTCCGCTGTCTTCTGGGTGCTGG GCGCCACCCTAGTTATCATTGGCGGCCATGCCGGCTTCCACCAGCTGGAACCGGGAGATGGggaggagctgcagatggagtcagtGTGA